The sequence CGCAACATCATCGTGACGGGAGGCGGGAGCGGCATCGGCCGCTGCACCGCGCATGAGCTGGCGGCGCTGGGCGCGCACGTCGTCCTGGTGGGCCGCAAGGCGGACAAGCTGGAGGCCGTCGCGGCGGAGCTTCGCGAGGACGGTGGCGAGTGCTCGCTGGAGGTGCTCGACATCCGCAACGAGGACGGCGTGAAGGAGACCGTGGCCCGCATCGTCGCGGCGCGCGGGCGCATTCACGGGCTCGTCAACAACGCGGGTGGACAGTTCCCCTCGCCGCTGGCGGCCATCTCGAAGAAGGGCTTCGACGCGGTGGTGTCCACCAACCTCACGGGCGGCTTCCTCATGGCTCGCGAGGTGTACCTCCAGTCGATGAGCAGCCATGGCGGTGCCATCGTCAACATGCTCGCGGACTGCTGGGGTGGCATGCCGGGCATGGGGCACTCGGGTGCGGCGCGCGCGGGCATGATGAACCTGACGGAGACGGCCGCCGTCGAGTGGGCCGCGTCCGGCGTTCGCGTCAACGCCGTGGCTCCCGGCTGGGTCACTTCGAGCGGCATGGACAGCTACCAGGACGAGGGCGTCAAGGCGCTGATTCCACTGCTGAAGAAGGAGGTGCCGCTGCAGCGGCTCGCCACCGAGTCCGAGGTGAGCGCCGCCATCGTCTTCCTGCTCACCGACGCCGCCGCGTTCATCACCGGCTCGTGCATCAAGATTGACGGTGGCGCTTCGTGCAACACGAAGATCTTCCCGTTGGAGGAGAGCTCCGCCTCCAAGCCCTACGAGGGCTTCCACCGCGCGCAGGCCCCACGCATCCTCAGTGGGGAGAAGAAGTAGGCCGCGAATCGCTGGGACTCCGAAGCCGCTGCGGAGCCCCGCTGCGATGCGGGCGCGCGGTGCCCTCGGCATCCGAGGCGAATCGATGGAGTCGTCCTGCACGGGCCCCGCTCTCACGAAGCGGGGCCCGTCGCAGTTCAGGGCACGGCCGTGCCGTCGAAGAACGTCCGCGCACGAGCCACGGCGGACAGGCCCGCCTTGCTGCCGAGCCTGCGTCCCACGAAGTCATCCGGCGTCACGTGGATGCCGCCCCACAGGCGCGACTGTCCCGCCTGGTCCGCGGCGTCGTAGTACGAGGCCCACTGCAAACGCACCTCGGTGGACGGGCCGCGCTCGAAGGTGAGGTAGGCGTTGGCGCCCGCGACGAACTCACCCAGGCCACCAGGGAAGTACTCGCTGCCCGTGAGCGCCGTGAGCACCTCGGCGGCGGAGCGGCTGAAGGTGCTGTGCCCGGAGATGAAGCCCGGGAACGCTGGCGTCACGAAGGTGCGGAGCTGATACGGCATCCACTCCACCGCGCGAATCCACCCCGAGCCACCCACCTCGTTCTTCCGGTCTCCCGGCTCGCCGCGCCACGCGTGCACCACCACCTGCCCCACGAAGCGCGCGAGGTGCGCGTGCCGCTGTCCCGGCGCCGAGCTCTCCGCGGTGATGACCTCGATGAGCCCCGGCACCAGCGGCAGGCCATCCGGGTTGTACGCCGGGCCGCTCGGGTCCGTGGACTGGCCCAGCTTCCCCATGTAGCGAATCAACGAGAGCGGGCGAGCGGCGACGAAGGCCCGCTTCACCTCCCACGCGACGATGGCCGCGTCGTGCACCGCGCCGTTGAGCGCGAGGTACACCTTCACGTCCCACTCCAGCGGGTCCAACTCCGGCCCCGTGCCGAACAGGCGCCGCGAGAATCCCGGCGCATCCGCCACGCCGTTCGCGAGCACATTCCAGTGTCCCGGCGGCGTCTCCGACTTCGGCCCGTCCGCCCAGAACTCCGCGAGCACCCGGCCGAAGTCCCCGCGCCGCACCAGGTGCTGCGCATAGGGCTGTCCGGTGACGGGATTCACCGAACGGCCGGAACCGTCATTCGTCCCCAGGCTGTTGTTGCCGAGCGAGCCGGGCGACGTGTCCATCAGCTCGTCACTGCCGAGCCAGCTCTCCTTGCGCAGCACCTCCACCACGTGCGAGCGCAATTCCGCGCCGAACACCGGCGGCGCTCCCGGGTCCAGGTACAGCCCGCCGCCATCCGGCCGCTTGAGGGCGAACGGCGTCACGTTGCGCCAGTGCGCGCCGATGTATCCCTGCACGCCCGACGCGGTGAGGATGCCGTTCTGCGTGACGGACACCGCGAGGTTGAGCGGCTGCCACACCGAGGGGTCCGCCAGCGTCACTGCCGGCGTTTCCACCACCAGCGGCGCGTTCACGAACTGGAAGCCCGTGGTGTCCTTGTAGTCATTCTGCTCGTTGGCGCCGTCGTCCGCGCCCATGCTGATGATGGCCTGACCGATGCGGTTGCCCAGCGCGCGCGGGCTGTCCCCCGTCGTCACCGTGTCATCCGGCGCATAGCCGAGCCGCTCCATGAACGCGCGGAAGCACGCCTCGGAGGTGGGCCCACCCGTGGCCTTCGCATAGCGGTGCACGAGCACGCGATACGCCGCGTAGCTGATGGCCTCCGTGCGCGCCGTCGCCACGTCACTGGCGGTATGCCGCTCACTCACGAAGACACCGTCCGCCGTCGCGTCGTACGCGGCCCACGCGTCCCACATGGCCGCGGACACGTGGTACAGGTTGCGCGCGTGCACCGTCGGACGCGGGACGTCGCGGCGGATGGCATTGAGGAGCTGCTCGTTCCAGCGGCGCGCGATGCTGCCTGACGGACGCGGGTCCACCGCGGACGCAGGGCACACCACCGCCGGAGGCGTCGGCGGCACCACGGCGGGCGCGAGCGCCACCTCCGCGCCACCGTGCAGCAGCGCTCCGGCATCCAGCCCTCCCGACAGCACGTTGCCGCCCACCGCCCACACTCCGCCCTCGGGGTCCGTCCAGGCAGCGTGCAGCGACTCCACCTGCGCGGTGACGTCGAGGTCCGCCTGCGCCCACTTCCCTTCCGAGCGCCGGTAGATTTCCCCTCGGAAGCCCGTGGCCCAGCCGGTGCCGTCTGCGGAGATGGACACGCCCTGCATCAGCGGGCAGCCCTGGGGCGCACGGCTCACGAAGCGGCCAGCGGCCTCGTCCAGCTCCAGGATTTCACCCTGGCCCTCGCCGCCCACCGCGACGATGACGCCTCCACCGCCGTGCACCGTGAAGAGACGGCTCGTGGTGCCGGTGGGAATCACCGAGAAGGCACCACCTCCGCGCGAGCGCAGCACCACGCCCCGCGCGCCCACCACGTACACGTCACTTCCGGTGCCCCACACCTTGAAGAAGCCGGGGATGTCTCCATCCGCCGTGCGCGGCAGGTCCGCGAGCGGCAGCGGCAGCTCGCTCCACTGCGTGCCGTCGTAGTGCCAGATGAAGCCGCTCCGGTCGGAGATGGCGCCCACCGCGTACAGGTCATCCGGACGCGAGCCCCAGACGCCATACACCGTGTGCCTCGCGAGCCCCGGCGTGTGCATCCGCGTGAAGGTGCCGTTCTCATAGCGGAGGACGGTGGCGTTGCCGCCGGACATCAGCACCGGTCCATCCGAAAAGGCGTGCACCCACCACAGGTCTCCGCGCAGGCCCGTGGGGACCTCGGTCCATGCGGTGCCGTCGAAGTGGAGCACCTCGGGGCCCCGGCCCCGGTCCGCGCCCACCGCCCACACGTCCTTCGCCGAGCGGCCGGAGATGCCGAGCAATGCCTCCGGACGCACCTGCGTCACGGTGGCCCAGGCGAGCGGCTGCGGTGTGGGCTCGGGCTCGGGGTTGTCCGGGCAGCCGGTGAGCAGCGCGCCCAACATGAGGGGAACGAGCAGGCCGAGGCGTGGCCAGCCGTGTGGTGGCGTGGGGCCGTGGGAATGCCGCTGCATGCGTGAGAGGAAGAGGCCACGGCGTGGACGGACCCGTGGCGAGGAGGGGGTGTGGGAATGCTGCGGCATGAGCGACTCCTGCGTGTCGCGAGGGTGTGGGGTTGTTGCGAGGGTGTGTCGTGGGACTTACGGGTACTGGTTCTGCGCCCAATCGAGCGTGCCGGTGCGCGAGTCGGTGCCGTGCTCGCCGTCATCGCTCTCGAAGGAGGCGTTGAGGCGGACCTCACGGCCCAGCGTCCCGGACAATTCGTTGATGACGAGCAGCAGGCCTTCGAGCTTCGCGGGCTCGCCTTCCTGCGTGCCCCGGTCGAAGCGCAGGTTGACCGAGTAGGGCACGGAGAGCCGCGCTCCGTCGGAGACGCGCTCCAGGGACAGCTTCACCTCGGCATTCACGTTGGTGAGCTCCCAGACGCGCAGCGAGACGAACACGTGCTGGCTGCCCTGGCCGCCGAAGTACAGCTCCAGCGTGCCGCCCTCCTTGATGGGCGTGAACTTGCGTCCCGCGCCCACCTCGAGCTGGCGGAGCGAGCGGTCCACCTCACCGGCGTCACTCTCGAGCGGGCGGTCCGGCTCACCGGCGTCATCGTCGAACGGGCGGAGCGGGCGGTCCGGCTCACCGCGGCAGCCCACGAGCCCGAGGCCCAGGGCAAGCCAGCCGAGGCACCGTGCACTGAGGAGCGGTGGGGTACGGCGGATGTGGCGTAATGAGAGGGGGCTCAACGAATGACTCCCAGGCTGCCGGCCGCTTCCGGGAGCATACGCGAATTCATTGGCGCGGCTCTCAGCCGGGCCAGCAGCGGACCTCGCGCACGTCCAGGTCGCCGGCCGCTGCGTCGAGAATGTGACGCACCAACTCCAGGGCGCGCTCCTCGTCGAAGCCGCCTGAGCCGGAGCCGATGAGAGGAAGAGGCCACGGCGTGGACGGACCCGTGGCGATGAGAGGGATTGGGAATGCTGCGGCATGAGCGACTCCTGCGTGTCGCGGGGATGCGCCGTGGGCCTTACGGGAACGCGTTCTGCGCCCACTGGAGCGTGCCGGAGCGCGAGTCGGTGCCGTGCTCGCCGTCGTCGCTCTCGAAGGAGGCGTTGATGCGGACCTCGCGGCCCACGGCCTCGGCGGGGTCATTGACGACGAGCAGCAGGCCCTCGAGCTTCGCGGGCTCGCCTTCCTGCGTGGGCCGGGAGAAGCGCAGGTTGACCTTGTAGGGGGCGGAGAGCTGCGCTCCGTCGGAGACGCGCTCCAGGGACAGCTTCACCTCGGTCTTCAGGTTGGTGAGCTCCCAGGCGCGCAGCGAGACGAAGACGTGCTGGCTGCCCTGCCCGCCGGAGTTCAGCTCCAGCGTGGCGTCCTCCTCGATGGGCGTGAAGCTGCGGCCGGTGCCCACTTCGATTTCACGGAGCGGCCCCTCTGGCCCACCAGGACAACCCGCGAGCCCGAGGCCCACGACGAGCCAGCCGACACAGAGGGCACGGCGGATGGAATCCGAAGTCACGCGACGTGACGAGAACAGGCTCAACTTCCACTTCGACAAGGAGGAACTCCCAAGCTGCCGGCCGCTCCCGGGAGCATACGTGATTTCATCGACGTGAATCAGCCTCGGCGGAAGCGGACCACGCGCACCTCCAGGTCACCGGCCTCTGCGTCGAGCACGTGGCGCATCAACTCCAGGGCTCGCTCTTCGTTGAAGCTGCCGGAGCCGGAGCCGATGAGCGGGAAGGCCAGGGAGCGCAGCCCCTGCTCACGCGCCCGGGCGAGCGCATTGCGCACGGAGTCCTGGATGGAATGTTGCGATGCCCTCCAGAGCATGTTGATGCCGGCGACGTGGATGA comes from Pyxidicoccus parkwaysis and encodes:
- a CDS encoding vanadium-dependent haloperoxidase; translation: MLGALLTGCPDNPEPEPTPQPLAWATVTQVRPEALLGISGRSAKDVWAVGADRGRGPEVLHFDGTAWTEVPTGLRGDLWWVHAFSDGPVLMSGGNATVLRYENGTFTRMHTPGLARHTVYGVWGSRPDDLYAVGAISDRSGFIWHYDGTQWSELPLPLADLPRTADGDIPGFFKVWGTGSDVYVVGARGVVLRSRGGGAFSVIPTGTTSRLFTVHGGGGVIVAVGGEGQGEILELDEAAGRFVSRAPQGCPLMQGVSISADGTGWATGFRGEIYRRSEGKWAQADLDVTAQVESLHAAWTDPEGGVWAVGGNVLSGGLDAGALLHGGAEVALAPAVVPPTPPAVVCPASAVDPRPSGSIARRWNEQLLNAIRRDVPRPTVHARNLYHVSAAMWDAWAAYDATADGVFVSERHTASDVATARTEAISYAAYRVLVHRYAKATGGPTSEACFRAFMERLGYAPDDTVTTGDSPRALGNRIGQAIISMGADDGANEQNDYKDTTGFQFVNAPLVVETPAVTLADPSVWQPLNLAVSVTQNGILTASGVQGYIGAHWRNVTPFALKRPDGGGLYLDPGAPPVFGAELRSHVVEVLRKESWLGSDELMDTSPGSLGNNSLGTNDGSGRSVNPVTGQPYAQHLVRRGDFGRVLAEFWADGPKSETPPGHWNVLANGVADAPGFSRRLFGTGPELDPLEWDVKVYLALNGAVHDAAIVAWEVKRAFVAARPLSLIRYMGKLGQSTDPSGPAYNPDGLPLVPGLIEVITAESSAPGQRHAHLARFVGQVVVHAWRGEPGDRKNEVGGSGWIRAVEWMPYQLRTFVTPAFPGFISGHSTFSRSAAEVLTALTGSEYFPGGLGEFVAGANAYLTFERGPSTEVRLQWASYYDAADQAGQSRLWGGIHVTPDDFVGRRLGSKAGLSAVARARTFFDGTAVP
- a CDS encoding SDR family oxidoreductase — its product is MGYRSLFAPGCFKDRNIIVTGGGSGIGRCTAHELAALGAHVVLVGRKADKLEAVAAELREDGGECSLEVLDIRNEDGVKETVARIVAARGRIHGLVNNAGGQFPSPLAAISKKGFDAVVSTNLTGGFLMAREVYLQSMSSHGGAIVNMLADCWGGMPGMGHSGAARAGMMNLTETAAVEWAASGVRVNAVAPGWVTSSGMDSYQDEGVKALIPLLKKEVPLQRLATESEVSAAIVFLLTDAAAFITGSCIKIDGGASCNTKIFPLEESSASKPYEGFHRAQAPRILSGEKK
- a CDS encoding macro domain-containing protein translates to MPVHIVEGDLLDQPVEAIVNAWNRNIIPWWLLLPQGVSGAIKRRAGLGPFRELARVGPMPLGTAVVTSAGRLPYKAIIHVAGINMLWRASQHSIQDSVRNALARAREQGLRSLAFPLIGSGSGSFNEERALELMRHVLDAEAGDLEVRVVRFRRG